CAACGACGACGTCGCGGACAACGCCGGCGGCGGCGGCGGTGCGGCCGGGCGGATCCGGCTGCGGGCGGCGGCGCCGCCGGAACTCCCGGGCGTGGTGTCGCCGGCCGAGGGCGTCACGATCGACGCGCTGTAACGCGCGCGCGGCGCGGGGCGATGCCGCGCCGCGGCCCGCGTTGCGGTGCGCGCACCGGCGCGATGCCGCGCCGCGGCCCGCGCTGCGGTGCGCGCACCGGCGCGATGCGGCGGCCGGCCCGCGTGCGCCGCGCGCAGCGACGTGGTTCGATCGCCGCGTGGATCCCGCCGACCTCGCGTGCGCGCTGTGGTCCGCCGCCGTCGCGCGGCTCGACCCCGCCGCGATCGCCGAAGACGCCGTGCGCGCCGCCGATCCGCCGGGCCCCGTCGTGGTCGTCGCCGCGGGCAAGGCGGCCGCCGGCATGGCCCGCGGTGCGGCCGCCGCACTCGGTTCGCGGCTCGCCGGTGGCATTGTCGCAGCGCCCGAGGCGGACGCGGTCCCCGCGCCGTTGCGGCTGCGCGTCGGCAGCCATCCGGTGGCCAACGCCGCGTCCGAACGCGCCGGCCGCGCGCTGCTCGATTGCGTCGCCGCGGCCGACCCCGGCTCGCACGTCGTCGCGCTGATCTCCGGGGGCGCGTCGGCGCTCGCCGCCGTGCCGGCGCCCGGCGTGTCGCTCGCCGACAAGGTTGCGGCGGTGTCCGCCGTCATGGCCGCGGGCGAGCCGATCGCGGCGATCAATTGCGTGCGCAAGCATCTGTCGGCGATCAAGGGCGGCCGACTCGCGGCCGCGTCGCGCGCTCCCGTGTGGTCGTTCATCGCCAGCGACGTCGCCGACGACGATCTATCGGTGGTCGGCGGCGGGCCGACGGTGGCCGACCCGACGTCGAACCGCGACGCGCTGGCAATCCTCGACCGCGTGGGCGCGCCGGTGTCGCCGGCCGTGCGCCGCTGGCTCGAGTGCGGTCCCGACACGCCGAAGACACTGCCGGCGGACCACGTCGTCCGCCTCGTGTGCAGCGCCGGTGCCGCGGTCGACGCGGCGGTCGCCGCCGGCGACCGCGTGGAGGTGCTCGGACGCGGGTGGACCGGCGACGTCGCCGACGTCGCGCGCCGACTCGCGGCCGCGGCCCGCGCCGCCGCGCGCGATGCGGTCGCGCGCGGCCGCCACGTGCTGCGGGTGGCACAGGGCGAACCGACCGTCGCGCTGCCGCCGCAGCCCGGCCGCGGTGGGCGCGCCCAGCAGACCGCGCTGCTGGTGG
This DNA window, taken from Deltaproteobacteria bacterium, encodes the following:
- a CDS encoding DUF4147 domain-containing protein, with protein sequence TTTSRTTPAAAAVRPGGSGCGRRRRRNSRAWCRRPRASRSTRCNARAARGDAAPRPALRCAHRRDAAPRPALRCAHRRDAAAGPRAPRAATWFDRRVDPADLACALWSAAVARLDPAAIAEDAVRAADPPGPVVVVAAGKAAAGMARGAAAALGSRLAGGIVAAPEADAVPAPLRLRVGSHPVANAASERAGRALLDCVAAADPGSHVVALISGGASALAAVPAPGVSLADKVAAVSAVMAAGEPIAAINCVRKHLSAIKGGRLAAASRAPVWSFIASDVADDDLSVVGGGPTVADPTSNRDALAILDRVGAPVSPAVRRWLECGPDTPKTLPADHVVRLVCSAGAAVDAAVAAGDRVEVLGRGWTGDVADVARRLAAAARAAARDAVARGRHVLRVAQGEPTVALPPQPGRGGRAQQTALLVARAIAGVDRVAVVCAGTDGIDGNTTAAGAVVDGATWAAAGPDPAAALARCDAYGALDAADALIVTGRTGVNCADLFVVAAVP